Genomic window (Candidatus Polarisedimenticolia bacterium):
CGAGCAGGCCGAAGTCGATCCCCTCATAGCGCGAGGCCAGATCGCGGGACGCTCCGATGAGGGGATCGCGCCCGGCGTCGATGTCGTCCGATCGCACCCCGTCGCCGTCGCCGTCGGCATAGAAGGCGTAGGCGTAGCGGCCCGGCGACCAGCTGAGGCGCATCGCGACGTTGCGCCTGGAGGCGATCGCCTCGGAGCGCAGGCGGGACATCTCCTGCTCCAGCTCGCGGGCCGCGCTCACCACGCGCTCCCGCGACAGGGCCGCGAAAAGGGCCGGGGCGGCGGCCGCGGCCAGGAGCCCGAGCAGAACGAGGGCGAGGGCGGCCTCGGGAAGAGAGAAGCCGACCTCGCCCCCG
Coding sequences:
- a CDS encoding GspH/FimT family protein, translating into MSAARELEQEMSRLRSEAIASRRNVAMRLSWSPGRYAYAFYADGDGDGVRSDDIDAGRDPLIGASRDLASRYEGIDFGLLDVPIPEVPPGGTSLLPGADPVRFGRSDIITFTPHGTSSSGTLYVSDGNATVAAVVVYGGTGRLRLWRFDRDRWVWVR